Proteins found in one Sulfuricurvum sp. genomic segment:
- a CDS encoding efflux RND transporter periplasmic adaptor subunit → MNRITSLALSSFLLLALNGCQRPKAAGMDKPPEGPVPVTMTEVKTGNFPAVLQATGQTQAFYTVQIFARVNGYLQKRAYTEGSFIKKGETLFVIDPSDLKNSLESAKAAYELASANYTNAKAVLNRIKPLAEANAASQQDLDTATANERSTAAAVSAAKATLEQAKLNLSYTNVTSPISGFVDKSKMDVGTYVAAGANGLLTTVYQTDPMYVNFTFSENEKIARQNAIASGKLTAPKDGKYEIELTLSDGTTLARKGSINFIAPFIDSTTGNITYRAEIDNSDHKLLPGQFVHVKVKGMEWKNALYVPQKTLLTGEKGKFVYSIESNNTVTPKPVVAGEWVGENILIESGINAGDKIAADGLPKLKPGAEVIPNTK, encoded by the coding sequence ATGAATCGCATCACTTCTCTTGCCCTATCATCTTTTTTACTACTCGCATTAAACGGCTGCCAACGCCCAAAAGCTGCCGGTATGGATAAACCACCGGAAGGTCCGGTACCCGTCACAATGACAGAGGTCAAGACCGGTAATTTTCCCGCTGTTTTGCAAGCAACCGGTCAGACTCAAGCGTTTTACACCGTACAAATTTTTGCTCGTGTTAACGGTTACCTCCAAAAACGTGCGTATACGGAAGGCTCCTTTATCAAAAAAGGGGAGACTTTATTTGTTATCGATCCAAGCGATTTAAAAAACTCCCTTGAAAGTGCCAAAGCAGCGTATGAACTCGCATCTGCCAACTACACAAATGCCAAAGCGGTCTTAAACCGTATCAAACCTCTTGCAGAAGCGAATGCCGCAAGTCAACAAGATTTGGATACGGCAACCGCAAATGAGCGTAGCACCGCTGCAGCGGTATCTGCAGCTAAAGCCACACTCGAGCAAGCCAAGCTCAACCTCAGCTATACCAATGTAACCTCTCCAATCAGCGGGTTTGTCGATAAATCCAAAATGGATGTCGGTACGTACGTTGCTGCGGGGGCAAACGGATTGCTAACAACCGTGTATCAAACCGATCCGATGTATGTCAACTTTACCTTTAGCGAAAATGAAAAAATTGCCCGACAAAATGCGATTGCCAGCGGTAAACTCACTGCACCGAAAGATGGGAAATACGAAATCGAGCTGACCCTCAGTGACGGAACGACATTGGCCCGTAAAGGTTCCATCAATTTCATCGCACCGTTTATTGATTCGACAACCGGAAATATCACGTATCGGGCTGAGATCGATAACAGTGATCATAAACTTCTTCCGGGGCAGTTTGTTCACGTAAAAGTGAAAGGGATGGAGTGGAAAAATGCCCTCTATGTTCCTCAAAAAACACTTCTGACGGGTGAAAAAGGGAAATTTGTCTACAGCATCGAATCCAATAATACCGTAACGCCGAAACCCGTTGTTGCGGGAGAGTGGGTAGGTGAAAACATTCTCATAGAGAGCGGTATCAATGCAGGTGACAAAATTGCGGCAGACGGACTTCCTAAACTCAAACCGGGAGCGGAAGTAATTCCGAATACGAAATAA